GACAACACCGTGCGCCAGTTGTTCGACCTGGCCTGCGGCGAGCGTGGCATGGTGTTCGAGCCGGTGCTGGTGACCAACCACTTCGAGACCCTGACCAGCTTTGTGCTGCACGGCGGCGGCCTGTCGATCTCGGGCGCCGTGACCGTGGGCGACCGCTTGCGCCGCGGCGAGCTGCATGCCGCGACCATCCGCGAACGCGGCATGCGCGGCCGTGCGATCGAACTGCAGACGCTGGCGGGCCGCACCCTGCCCGAGGGCGTGCGCGCCTTCCTGGGCTTTGTCCGCGACAAGCTGGCGGCCGAGGCCGCGGCCTAGCCCGCGCGCTTGCGCCGCGCCGGCGGGCCCAGCAATACCCACGCCGGCGCGTGGTCGCTGGGATGGTCCTCGCCGCGCACCCAGCGGTCGACGCCGGCGTCGCGCAGCCGCGGCGCCAGCTCGGCGCTCAGCAGCAGGTGGTCGATGCGCAGGCCGGAGTTGGTCTGCCAGTGCCGGCGGAAGTAATCCCAGAAGGTGTAGATGGGCGCATCGGGATGGCGCTGGCGCAGCGCATCGGTCCAGCCCTGCGCCAGCAGGCGCGCGTACGCCTCGCGGCTTTCCGGCTGCAGCAGCGCATCCTTGCGCCACGAGCGCGGGTTGTAGATGTCCTGGTCGGTCGGCACCACGTTGTAGTCACCGGCCAGCACCACCGGGTGGCCGCTGTCGAACAGTTCCTGCGCGTGTGCGATCAGCCGTTCGAACCACGCCAGCTTGTAGTCGAACTTGGGCCCCGGCTGCGGGTTGCCGTTGGGCAGGTAGAGGCAGCCGATCACCATGCCCGCGACCGCCGCTTCCAGATAGCGGCTGTGGCTGTCGTCGGGGTCGCCGGGCAGGCCGCGGCGCACTTCCACCGGCTCCGCGCCGCGTGCCAGGATCGCGACGCCGTTCCAGGACTTCTGGCCATGCCAGATCGCGCCATAGCCGGCGTCATGGATCTCGCGCACCGGAAAGGTCTCGTCGGCGGTCTTCAGTTCCTGCAGGCAGACGATGTCGGGGGCTTCGCGCGCGAGCCAGTGGCACAGCGCGCCCACGCGGCTGCGGATGCCATTGATGTTGAAGGTGGCGATCTTCAGTGAGGACGCGGGCATGCGGCGCGGGCGATGACGAGGTCGACAAAAAAGCCGGCGGAACATTCCGCCGGCTACTGGCCTTTATGCGCGCCAGGTGCTGCCGGTGGTGGCGCTGCCGCTCGTGGTGGCGGCTGTGCTGCCCGAACTGC
The sequence above is a segment of the Cupriavidus sp. MP-37 genome. Coding sequences within it:
- the xth gene encoding exodeoxyribonuclease III: MPASSLKIATFNINGIRSRVGALCHWLAREAPDIVCLQELKTADETFPVREIHDAGYGAIWHGQKSWNGVAILARGAEPVEVRRGLPGDPDDSHSRYLEAAVAGMVIGCLYLPNGNPQPGPKFDYKLAWFERLIAHAQELFDSGHPVVLAGDYNVVPTDQDIYNPRSWRKDALLQPESREAYARLLAQGWTDALRQRHPDAPIYTFWDYFRRHWQTNSGLRIDHLLLSAELAPRLRDAGVDRWVRGEDHPSDHAPAWVLLGPPARRKRAG